The following is a genomic window from Ignavibacteria bacterium.
GGAGCAATTCAGATTGACCAGAAAAAAGTTTCTGACATTAAATTAATAATAGACGAAAGTTTTCCTGATGATTTTATAATTCAGAGGGGAAAAAGAAATTTTGTAAAAATAAAAAAATCACCTAAGGAGCAATAAAATTGTTTAAACCAACCAAAATCTTTTTTACAAAGGGGGTCGGAAGACACAAAGATTATTTACAGTCGTTTGAATTGGCGCTGCGAAACGCCGGAATAGAAAAATGCAACCTCGTAATGGTTTCAAGTATCTATCCCGCAGGATGCAAGCGCTTAACTAAAGAGCAGGGAGTTGCGGAATTAACCCCCGGCTCTATCACATTTTGCGTTATGGCAAGAAATTTTACCAACGAACCGAATCGTCTTATTGCTTCTTCTATAGGAGTCGCGCTTCCTTCGGATGATTCGCATTACGGATATATATCCGAACATCATCCTTTCGGTGAGCCTGAAAAAATTTCAGGTGAATATGCCGAAGACTTAGCTGCGACAATGCTTGCAACAACTTTAGGAGTTGAATTTAATCCGGAAACGGCATGGAATGAAAGAGAGAATGTTTATAAATCGAGCGGAAAAATTTTTAAAACTTTCAACGTAACACAGTCAGCAGAAGGCGATAAAAACGGATTATGGACTACCGTAATAGCCTGTGCTGTCATGATTCCTTAACTAATAATTCAGTAGGACAGGCATTCCTGCCTGTCCTCTCTTTAAACCAATCTTTCCTTTCTAAATTTCAACTTTCTTTTTAATTAGGTAATTTCTCATTATTAATTTAATTTAACTGATATCCTGAATGATATTAAATATTGATAAGGTTCCCGGTTTAAATGCACTATATAAAGATTACATAGAAAATTTTGATTCCGTTAAAAGTTTTTATCAGTATGGATATCAGACCTCTGAAGATTTTTTAAAATGCGTCGAAGATAAAAAACAATCTTATCCCTCCGGCAAAGTTAATCGTGCTGAACTTTCAAATATATTAATCCGCCAGAATAAATTTTTTAACTCTGCAGAAAAGACGTATGAGAATTTGGAGTCATTGAAAGATGAAAATACATTTGCCATTGTAACAGGGCAGCAAGTTGGCATCTTGAGCGGACCTTTATACACAATTTATAAGGCGTTAAACACAATTCAGCTTGCTGAAAAACTTAATTCTGAGTTTAAAGAATATAAATTTGTTCCTGTCTTTTGGCTTGAAGCAGATGACCACGATTTTCTTGAGATAAACAATATAAATATCTTAAATAAAGAAAACGAACTTGTCAATTTAAGATATTTCGAAGGCGGAGTGGAACAGGAAAGATATTTAAAACCTGCTACATCGGTTTTAGTTGATGATAATTTTGAAAATTTAATCAAAGAGCTTGAGGAAAATTTGCATCATACTGATTTTTCCGATGCAATTTTTGACTATATAAGGCGTTCATACCGCGTTGGCATTGACTTAAAAACTGCCTTTGCAAGATTTCTAAATTATCTGTTTGAAAACTCAGGATTAATTTTCTTTGACCCTACTGACCCTGAGATAAAAAGATTTTTAATTCCCGTAATTGAAAAAGAATTAAACACCTTTCCTAAAGTCTGCGAAATAGTCATCGATGCTTCCGCACAGCTTGAACATAATTACGAACCGCAGATTAAACCTAAGGCAATCAATCTTTTTTATAATCATAACGAAAACCGTTATCTTATAGAACCGAGAGACGATAATTCATTCGGATTAAAAAACTCCAGACAGAAGTTTGAAAAATCTGAAATGATTGATTCGTTAAATTTGAATTATCAAAATTTTAGTTCTAATGTTATTACCCGACCCATATTTCAGGATTTTATATTGCCAACTATTGCATACATCGGAGGTCCTTCTGAGATTTCCTATTTTGCCCAGCTTAAAAATGTGTATGAATATTTTAATGTCCGTATGCCGATTATTTATCCGCGCACTTCGGTAACACTAATGGAATCAAAATCCATGCAGTTCTTCAAAAAATATGATATTATGTTAGAAGAAATGTTTAATCAGGAAGCTGTTAATGAAAAGCTTTTAGGGAAAACTTCCGAAATAAATCTTGAAGAATTATTTAATGAATATATTGATGAAATGAACTCGCTTAATTATTCTTTTGAGAAAGAATTAGTCAAAGTTGACAAAAACCTTGTAAATAATTTTAAGAACCGCAATCAGAAAAACTTTGAGACACTTCAGATGTTAAAGCAAAAATTTATAGATTCTCAGATAAACCAGAATGAAGGTGTGTTTGCAAAGATGAAATCGATTTACAATAACATTTATCCGGAATCCAAATTGCAGGAACGCATTCTGAACGTATCATATTTTTTAAATAAATACGGAATCGATTTGATGAAAATGCTTAAAACAAATATTAATATTTCAGAATTTAATCATCAGCTAATTGAACTAAACGTAAAGGAACAGAAAGATTTATTTTAACACTTGAATGTGCCGGAAAAAATATTAATAATCAGGTTCTCATCTTTTGGTGATATAGTCCTTACCTTTCCTCTTATCAATCTTCTCAAAAAGAAATTCCCAAACGCAAATATTTCTTTTGTTGTTAAACCTCAGTATTCTGAATTAGTAAAAATTAATCCTTTAATTGATGAAGTTATAGAATTCGATGAACATCTTAAGCTCGATTTTAAGAAGTATGACTTAATTATTGACCTTCAGAATAACCCTAAGAGCAAAGCGTTTACCTTCGCAGCAGGAACTAAAATTTTAAGATATAAGAAGGATAATTTTAAAAAATTTCTTTTGGTAAGATTTAAAATCAATTTATTTAAGGAAATTATTCCCGTATATAAAAGATATATTCAAACATTAAAGGATGTCATTTCATTAACCGAAAAAGACTACACGTTTACGACCTCAGAATTAAAATCAACCAATTTACATTTCACTGATAAAAAATATATTGTTATTGCTCCGTCATCTAAGCATTTTACCAAAAGATATCCTAAAGAGAAATACCTTGAACTTATAATCACATTAAAAGAGAAATATCAAATTATACTCACCGGAGATGATTCAAATACTGATAGAGAAATTTGCAATTATTTATGTAAGGATGATAAAGTTATCAGCTACTGCGGTAAATTAAGCTATCCTGAATTAGCTTATGTATTAAAAAATTCTGAGTTTGTTATATCCAACGACAGCGGGGTTATGCATTTTGCAGAATCACTTGGCAAAAAAGTTTATGCAATATTCGGCAGCACTGTAAAAGAATTCGGATTTTTCCCACAGCTTGAAACGTCAAAAGTTTTTGAATATGTCGGCTTATATTGCCGTCCCTGCACACATATAGGGCTCAACAAATGTCCCGAAGGTCATTTTAAATGCATGCTTGAAAATAAAGTTGAAATAAATTGATGAATAAAAGTATCATATTAAAAAAGAATGAAGAGAAACGACTTCTAAACGGTCATCAATGGATTTTCAGCAATGAGATAAAAGAGATTACGGGAAATCCTGCCAACGGCGATATTATTTCCCTCTATTCCGTATCAAATAAATTTCTCGGTAAAGGTTTTTATAACAAAAACTCTCTGATTGCATACCGCCAGCTAACCTCAGAAAATATCGAAATCAATTTTAATTTAATAAAGCAACGAATATTTGATGCAAATGATTACCGCATTAATTTATATCCTGAACGAGCTGCATATCGTGTTATTAATAGCGAAAGCGACTATTTGCCGGGACTTATCATCGACAGATTCGGAAATAACTTCTCATTTCAGATTTTTTCTTTAGGAATGGAAAAGTTCAAAGAAGATTTAATTGAACTTTTAAAAAATGATTTTAATGCAGATTTAATTGTTGAAAAAAATGATAACAATCTTCGAACTCTTGAAGGATTAGAAAAGTTTGAACATATTTCTTACGCAAAAGAAAACAAAGATGATTACACTTTCGTTCAGTCAATCGACGGAATAAAATATAAAATTGATTTGGTTAACGGACAGAAAACAGGATTCTATTTAGACCAGGCAGGTAACCGAATTAAAATTCGTGAATATGTAAAAGAAAATTATAATGTTCTTGATTTATTCTGTAATGAAGGTGGATTTGCTTTAAATGCTGCTCTGCAAAAAACTGCAAAAATTACTGCTGTAGATATTTCGGAAACATCATTAAATACAGCTAAGGAAAACGCAAGGCTTAATAGTTTTTCTAACATAGACTTTATTGCAGATGATGTCTTTGAGTATCTCGATAAAGACAAGTATACTTATGACGTAATCATTTTAGACCCGCCATCTTTCACTAAAAGGAAGAAAAACATTGACAACGCAATTTCAGGCTATATCGAATTAAATAAAAAATGTCTGGATAAAATAAAAAGAGGAGGATACTTATTCACTTTCTCCTGTTCGCATCATATTTCAGAAGAAATTTTTGAAAATATAATTGTTAAAAGCGCAAGATTGACAAAGCGGAAAATACAGATAATTGATTCAGGAATTACTTCATATGACCATCCTGTATTACCTCAGATGGAAGAAACTAAGTATCTGAAAAGTTTAGTAATAAGAGTTGTTAATTAACAATTACCATTAATAATTATCTTTACGGATTGTAAGCATTGCGGCGCTTAATTTTGGCAATATGATTTCATAAGTGTCATCCCGGGGAATGATACTTTCAAACTTATACGTGCCGCTAAGCACGCCATCATTTGTAGCATCAAATGTTTTTCCTGCCAGACGAACACCTAAGGAATCGCTTAATCTTTCACTTTCCAGTCTTATTAACTCACCTTTAGAGGAAGTTCCGGAAACACTTATTAAAACTTTACCCATGGCACTTTCATCTTTATTTATGATTGTTATTCGTGTCGTTCCTAATGAATCAATCGAAGACCAGGCTTTAATATTGCTTGTTGTTTTTATTTCCGTATTTAAAAGTGATGCACTATTTTGCGTCGCTTCAGAAAAAAGAATTAAACCGTAATAAATGGGATTAACGTGTGCTATGGATTTATTGTCTTTCCAATAAAAATTAAATGCATTAGCATAGCTTATACCGGCATTATGAATGTTAACTCCGTTTACTCCGACGGTCGCAAGTTCGAAAAGAAAATCAGTTAACCATAATGAGGTATAAAACGAATTGCTGACATTACTTAATCCTGTTTCTGATATATTTAGCTCCGTTATTCTGTATTTTAAAGAATTATCATTTGCTTCAGCAACATATTCTTTCACCAGTTCAATCTGATTTTTGATTGTTGATTCTGAGATTATGTCTTTATGTGTGTAAGTTTTTCCGAGCGGATAAATTTTTTGAGTTACAATATTCAGTTGTTCTTTATTTAATTCTATAAATTGATTCAGATTAGCAAGCCAGTCTTTATTTATAAAAGCAGCTCCTCCAAGAAGGGCTTGTATATCAATCATTTCTTTTAAGCGAATAAGATAATTATTATATTCACGGTTAAACTGTTCAAAGTTCCATCCGCTTCCTTTGAGAATAACTGATTTATTATCCTCTCCATAAAAATATTTGTTCGTAAAAAGTTCAGGTGAATCCGCAACTTCATAAGCAATTACGCTTCCTTTCGGAAATAATTTGCTTGTAACGAAAATCCAGTCTTTCCCGAGCTTCGGATCGCCGTTTGCAAAATTAACTCCAAGAATAAATTTAATTCCGCTTTGACGAGCAATTTCAGTTATTACTGTAATCCAGTCATAGTTAATGTCATAAATAATATTTTTTGGTCTTAATGCTCCGCCGGGATTCCACCAGCTATAATCCGAACCGCGTGAGATTCTTAAAACTCCCTGACCATTGCCATACGTTCCCAAGTTGCTCAACAAACGAATAAAAATTTGGTTTATACCTTTATCTGCATTGCCTGAATAATAGGGGATTGATTCATAATCTATGGAAATACCCGCAAACGATTTTGGAATGGTTATAGTTTTTTTATCAATATCAACATAAACTTCTGCTATTACATTATTCTGTGCAGATGCAATTGAAGATAAAGCAATGAAAAACAGGATTAAGGAAATATTTAAAATTCGCAAATATTTCATTTATTCATTAAACCATTTTAATTAATTTGGGGTATGGATAAACATACAGTAATTTCAAATAATTCAGATAATTATGTTGAATTAATCAACTATGATACAGACCCGAATATGTGGATTGTCAGGGTATCTAAAAAAATACTTTTTTTTAAAAAACAAAAATATGCCAAATGGTTTAACAGTGAAAAAACCGCAAGGGCATATGCAGAAAGCATTTAATAATCTTATCTGAGTGAAAATTTGAATTATTGCTCTTTTGGAGCCCCCATACTAAATACACTACAATTTTATAATAATTTAGCAATAAAAAAATATTAAATGTTTTCTATAACCGGTAATAATTTAACTGTTCAAAATTCTATAAAGCTTATAGAAAACAATGCATTACTTAAAATTGATAAAAGCACTATTAACAAAATCCAAAAATCCCGCTCTCTTGTTGAAAAATGGATTAAGGATGACAAAGCCATATACGGAATTACAACCGGTTTTGGTGAATTTAAAGACGTAAAAATTTCATATCAAGACTTAGAAACTCTTCAGAAAAATTTAATCATTTCTCACAGTGCCGGTGTGGGAAAATATCTTCCCGATAATATTGTCCGCCTGATGATTCTTTTCAGAATTAATTCACTCTGCAAAGGCAACTCAGGTGTCCGAGTTGAACTTGTCGAAGCTCTCATCAATTTGTTTAATTACAAAATCATTCCACTTGTTCCGTCACAGGGCTCCGTAGGGAGCTCGGGTGACCTTGCACCTCTCTCACATCTTGCGTTAACATTAATAGGAAAAGGTTACTGTAAGCTTGATGGTGAAATTCTTGAAAGCAAATCAGCTCTTGAAAAATGCGGACTAAGACCGTTTGTCTTATCTGCAAAGGAAGGTCTTGCGCTAATAAACGGAACGCAGATGATGTCGGCTTATATGTGTCTTGCCGTTTGGGAAGCCGAACGGCTTGCAAAATTAAACGACATTGCAGGAGCCACTTCACTCGAAGCCCTCAAAGGAACAGATTCAGCCTTCGATGAAAAAATTCAACGCATTAGACCGCACAAAGGTCAGATAAACACCGCTTATAATTTAAGAACGCTTTTAAAAAATAGCGGAATAATGAAATCTCATCGCGACTGCGGAAAAGTTCAGGATGCTTATTCCTTACGCTGTATGCCTCAGGTTCACGGAGCAGTAAAAGATACCATAAGATATTGCAGAGAAGTTCTCGAAATAGAAATAAATTCAGTTACCGATAATCCGTTGATTTTTCCCGAAGACGGCGAATATCTTACAGGTGGTAATTTTCATGGTGAACCCATTGCATTGATTGCTGATTATCTGGCAATAGCAATTAGTGAACTTGCAAACATTTCGGAAAGACGCATAGCTCGTCTTGTAGATGGCAGCTTGAGCGGATTGCCGAGATTTCTCACAACAGAAGGAGGATTAAATTCCGGTTTAATGATTGCACAATATACTGCCGCTTCGCTCGTTAGTGAAAATAAAGTTTTAACTCATCCTGCTTCGGTTGATTCAATTCCTACAAGTGCCAATCAGGAAGACCACAACTCTATGGGTTCAATTGCTGCAAAAAAATGCATGGATGTTATTAACAATGTTAAGAATGTTATTGCAATCGAGTTTTTATGTGCCTGTCAGGGAATAGATTTGTTAAAGCCATTAAAAAGCAGCAAACCCGTTGAAGCAGCGAGAAAGTTAATCAGAAGCAAAACTCCATACATAACAAAAGATGTTTTATTATATGAGTACATCTCTTCTGTAAAACAAGTTGTTTATGATAATAATTTTTTAAATGCTATAGAAAAGATTACGGGTGAATTAAAAATTTAAATTTGAAAATTGTCACTAATATAGAAGAAGCGGTTAAAGGTGTTCATAGCAGGTTTTTGGCTTTTCCTTTTTATGAACGGATTTATTTTTATTCATCCGGTCTTTATAAGAAATTCGAGAAAGATCATATATGGATTTTAGCTTCCGCAGTTGCGTTTAATCTAATAATCTGTATTGTTCCTTTTTTGCTTATTTTATTAACCATACTGGGTATTTATCTCGATGAATCAAATGCATTGAGCAACCTCAGTGCATATCTTAAAAACGTATTACCACTTCAGGAAGATTTTAAGGACAAAGTTATTACAAATCTCATTGACAGAACAAAAGAAATTACAACCAACACATTTATAACCGGAGCAATCGGTATTTTTGGTTTGCTCTGGACAGCAAGCGGTTTGTTCAGTTCTATGCGTGATGTTATAAATAAAATTTATGACGTCTTTGACGAAACAAATTATTTCATAAGTAAACTGAAAGATTTTTTTCTTGTTTTCATAACACTTGTATTGTTTATCCTTTCAATTGCAGCAACTTCAGCTTATCAGGTTGTGCAATATTTTTCAGAAAATATTTTTGGCGCTGAAATATCTCTGACTTTCATGGAAGAATTTATATCAATGATTTTTTCTTTGATTATTACATTTGCAATGTATTATGTTTTATACAGATACATTCCGACAATCAAAATTCCATGGAAGGCAGTATTTATTTCATCGTTGTTTTCAGCAATATTATTTGAAATATTAAAATACATTTTTACATTATACATTCTTAAATTTTCAAACTTTGGGAAAGTTTACGGAACCTATGCCGCATTTGCCGCGTGTTTATTCTGGCTTTATTATATTTCGGTTATATTTGTGCTTGGTGCAGAGATAGGACATTTATATATTGTGAGAAACAAGCTCCACTTCTTAATCTCTAAAAAATAATGGAACAGAAAAAATTATACAGAACGATAGAAAATCTTATTAAGGAAGCACCCAAGCTTAAAACAGACGACGAGCTTCTGAAATATCTTCTCGAACAGCTAATCAAAAATGAGGAAATCAATATCCGTGGCGGAAGAATATGGAAACTGTCTCCCGATAAAAAAGCATATGTTTTGACTGAACAGGAAGGCGATGTCGATATTATTCAGGATTTTTATGAACTTAAAATTGAGGATTATCCGATATTCAAAGAAATAGGAAGAGTGCGTTCGGTTCTGGCAAAAGAAACTGATGAATATCTCATTGAAAAAGGTATTTATCAATATTCAGCCACAGGCGTGGGGGATAGATACCGGATAAAACCTAAAGACGATAAAGAAGAATCATATTTTTTATATGAATATCTGATTGCATTAAATCCTGATAAGTTTGATGAAAATCTTCTCAATACGCTGAACATAATAAGCACAACGCTCAGTGCAATCCTGAGAACAAGACGCGTAGAAACGAAAGCACAGGAAAATATAGAAGAACTTGAAAAAGCCAGAGAAATACAAAGAAGCATTTTACCGGAACATGAATATAAATTCGGCAATTATGAAATATTCGGGGTCTCCATTCCGGAGAAAATTGTCGGAGGTGATTTTTTTGATTACCTAACCTCCGATAAAGAAGTTTTAGGAATTGCATTAGGAGATGCAGCCTCCAAGGGAATTTCAGCTGCTGCTCAGGCACTTTATGTTTCAGGCGCGCTGAAAATGGGAGTTGAGTTTGAAATTAAGATGACTAAGCTTATAAAAAAAATTAACCAGCTTATTCATGATACGTTTCCGTTTGAAAGATTTGTAACTTTATTTTACATTGAGCTTTTTGATGACAGAAAAGGACTCGCACTTTATGTTAATGCCGGACATAATCCACCAATTTTTTACCGGGCTGAAACTTCCGAAATATCCATGCTGTCTACCACAGGACCTGTGCTCGGACCTTCTCCGGATCAGAAATATTATTACGAACGTATAAATTTTAATAAAAATGATATTCTTGTATTATATTCGGATGGCATAGCTGAAGCTACTAACAAAGAATTTGAGTTTTATGGTGAAGAAAGATTGAAAAAAGCACTCGAAAAATATCATCATCTATCATCTAAAGAAATCTGTGAACATATAATAGAAGAAGTGCAGGTTTTTTCATCACAAGCAGCTTATTCTGATGATAAAACGGTTGTTGTAATCAAACGCATGAAATAATTACGATAAATTATCATATTGTATAAACTCCCATTTCAGGTCTTTATGATTCATTGCAAGCTCGCAAACGATGTTCTGCTCGCTGCATTTAACCGTATAGTAAGTAACCAACGCTTCCCCCTGGTTCGACTTCCATTTTGAAATAACCTCCGATACCTTATAAACCGTGCTTCCTTTTTTGAACTTAAGGATATTAAGCTTCATATTATCAAAATGAGCTATTACCTGAACAGGTTCAAACACCTGATGTTTCATAGTCAAAATTTTAGTTTACTTATTTTACAAAAATAACCTTAATAATATAAGGTATTTATTTATTCTTATTTTTACGTGAGCATGAACTATTTTTTTAAAATCATAGTTATGATTATGGTATTTTAATATTAAAATACCTAAATTTATGGTTATTGAAGTTAAAAGTATCTAATTAAAAACATGACAAACAAAATCAAACTCTTTACCTTATTAATATTACTCTCACTCTCAAGCTCAGTCTCCGCCCAATTGGGACATAGTAATATGCATTTACTTAAAAATGTGAATCAACATTCTGCCGCAGGAAGATATTCAGCGCTTTGGGGTTATGTTGCTCCGAACGGTCGTGAGTATGCTATCTTAGGATGTTATGACGGAACTGCTTTCATCGACATAACAGACTCCGCAAATATCAGGGAAGTTGATTTCGTTCCTAATACCGGAACAGGTAGTTCAAATGCCTGGAGAGAAATGAAATTCGTCGGACATTATGCTTATGTTGTTTCAGAGCTTTCTCAAAGCGGTATTCAGATAATGGACTTACAATATTTACCTGACTCAGTTCGTTATGTCGGTAAATTTAATATGACAAGCCATTCATCCACACACTCAATTTCTACCGATGGCACCTATCTTTACTTAAATGGAGTGAATACTTCATTTGTGCCTACAGGGGGAATAGCGATAGTAAGTTTAGCTAACCCGGAAGTCCCTGTAAAAATCGGGCAGTGGGCAACCAAATATGTTCACGATTGCAGAATTATTAACGACACTATATATGCTTCATGCATCAATGCAGGCGAAATAAACATTATCAATGCAACAAACAAAGCAGCCCCTGTTACAGTAAAAACTTTCCAGACAGTTCCCAATCCATTTACTCACAATTCTGCAAGAACCGTTGATGGAAAATATTTATTTACAACTGATGAGACTTCATCACCTAATGGTAAATTGAAAGTTTGGAATATAGCAAATCTAAATAATGTTACTTATGTAAGAAATTGGCTGCCTACAAGTATCTCAACTGCAATTGTTCACAATGTCGAAATCTACGGTAACCTCGCAGTAATTGCGCATTATACCGCAGGTATCAGAGTTCTGAATATTGCTGACCCTGAAAATCCTGTTGAGATTGGCTGGTATGATACTTATCCAAGCAGCAACTCTGCTTCATTCAACGGATGCTGGGGTGTTTATATGTTTCCGTCAGGAAAAATTGTTGGTTCGGATATGCAAACCGGATTGTATGTGGTTAAAGTTACAAGCTTAACTAATGCAGGTTCAACCGGAGTTACCGTTCCTGAAAAATATTCTTTAAGCCAGAATTATCCGAATCCTTTCAATCCTACAACAAAGATTAACTTTTCTTTGCCAAAGAGCTCAAATGTAAGCTTAAAAATTCATAACATGGCAGGTAAGGAAGTTGCTTCGGTTGTAAATGACAGAAGAGATGCAGGAAATTATGAAGTTACATTTGATGCCGCAAACTATGGTTTATCAAGCGGAACATATTTCTATACTCTTACAACAAACGGATTCACCGAAACAAAGAAAATGATGTTAATTAAGTAATAGTTTTTAAAAACTAATAGAAAATCCCGGTCCATTTATTTGGGTCGGGATTTTTTTTATCAAAAAAGTAATAAAAACAAGAAGTTAAAATACCTTTCATAGTTTTTACTTTATTAGTATTTTACAGTTTAGTAATTCAAAAATATACAATTTCGTGGCGAAAATCCTTGTAGCTGATGATGAAGTAACATCCGTTGCTATTATGAAAAAAGTGCTTGAAGACTCGGGACATACTGTTTCGACTGTTACTGACGGTAAAATGGCGCTTGCAAAAATCAAACAATTTGAATTTGACGTTCTTGTTACTGACTTTAATATGCCCGGAATGAATGGTATTCAGCTTACTAAAGAAGTCCTCGAACTTGAATCTGATCTGATTGTTGTTCTCATAACTGCATACGCTACAATCAAATCATGCGTTGAAGCCATAAAGCTTGGCGCATTTGATTACCTGACAAAGCCCATCAATAAGGAAGAACTGCTTCTAACCGTCAACAGAGGACTTGAAAAAGTTGAAATCATAAATGAAAATATTTTACTGAAACAGGAACTTGAGAAAAGTGAAACTAAAGTTTCAGCTTTTGACTATGCAACTAATAGTTCCCAGATAAAAGGAATTCTAAAAGAAGTAGCAAAGGTTGCAAAATCCGACTCAACGGTTTTAATCACCGGTGAAAATGGAACGGGGAAAGAAGTCCTTGCAAAATATATTTATCATCACAGTAAGCGTTCCAATCAGCCATTCATAGTTGTTAATTGCGCGGCGATTCCAAACCAGTTGCTTGAATCTGAATTATTCGGACACGTGAAAGGTGCTTTCACTGGTGCGATAAACGACCATAAAGGATATTTTGAAATTGCAAATAACGGGACGATATTCCTTGATGAAATAGGTGAGATTGAATTGCTGATGCAGGTAAAACTTCTTCGTGTTCTGCAGGAGAGAGAGTTTTCAAAAGTTGGTGACACAAAAATTAGAAC
Proteins encoded in this region:
- a CDS encoding arginine decarboxylase, pyruvoyl-dependent, whose amino-acid sequence is MFKPTKIFFTKGVGRHKDYLQSFELALRNAGIEKCNLVMVSSIYPAGCKRLTKEQGVAELTPGSITFCVMARNFTNEPNRLIASSIGVALPSDDSHYGYISEHHPFGEPEKISGEYAEDLAATMLATTLGVEFNPETAWNERENVYKSSGKIFKTFNVTQSAEGDKNGLWTTVIACAVMIP
- the bshC gene encoding bacillithiol biosynthesis cysteine-adding enzyme BshC, whose product is MILNIDKVPGLNALYKDYIENFDSVKSFYQYGYQTSEDFLKCVEDKKQSYPSGKVNRAELSNILIRQNKFFNSAEKTYENLESLKDENTFAIVTGQQVGILSGPLYTIYKALNTIQLAEKLNSEFKEYKFVPVFWLEADDHDFLEINNINILNKENELVNLRYFEGGVEQERYLKPATSVLVDDNFENLIKELEENLHHTDFSDAIFDYIRRSYRVGIDLKTAFARFLNYLFENSGLIFFDPTDPEIKRFLIPVIEKELNTFPKVCEIVIDASAQLEHNYEPQIKPKAINLFYNHNENRYLIEPRDDNSFGLKNSRQKFEKSEMIDSLNLNYQNFSSNVITRPIFQDFILPTIAYIGGPSEISYFAQLKNVYEYFNVRMPIIYPRTSVTLMESKSMQFFKKYDIMLEEMFNQEAVNEKLLGKTSEINLEELFNEYIDEMNSLNYSFEKELVKVDKNLVNNFKNRNQKNFETLQMLKQKFIDSQINQNEGVFAKMKSIYNNIYPESKLQERILNVSYFLNKYGIDLMKMLKTNINISEFNHQLIELNVKEQKDLF
- a CDS encoding glycosyltransferase family 9 protein, with product MPEKILIIRFSSFGDIVLTFPLINLLKKKFPNANISFVVKPQYSELVKINPLIDEVIEFDEHLKLDFKKYDLIIDLQNNPKSKAFTFAAGTKILRYKKDNFKKFLLVRFKINLFKEIIPVYKRYIQTLKDVISLTEKDYTFTTSELKSTNLHFTDKKYIVIAPSSKHFTKRYPKEKYLELIITLKEKYQIILTGDDSNTDREICNYLCKDDKVISYCGKLSYPELAYVLKNSEFVISNDSGVMHFAESLGKKVYAIFGSTVKEFGFFPQLETSKVFEYVGLYCRPCTHIGLNKCPEGHFKCMLENKVEIN
- a CDS encoding class I SAM-dependent rRNA methyltransferase, translated to MNKSIILKKNEEKRLLNGHQWIFSNEIKEITGNPANGDIISLYSVSNKFLGKGFYNKNSLIAYRQLTSENIEINFNLIKQRIFDANDYRINLYPERAAYRVINSESDYLPGLIIDRFGNNFSFQIFSLGMEKFKEDLIELLKNDFNADLIVEKNDNNLRTLEGLEKFEHISYAKENKDDYTFVQSIDGIKYKIDLVNGQKTGFYLDQAGNRIKIREYVKENYNVLDLFCNEGGFALNAALQKTAKITAVDISETSLNTAKENARLNSFSNIDFIADDVFEYLDKDKYTYDVIILDPPSFTKRKKNIDNAISGYIELNKKCLDKIKRGGYLFTFSCSHHISEEIFENIIVKSARLTKRKIQIIDSGITSYDHPVLPQMEETKYLKSLVIRVVN
- the hutH gene encoding histidine ammonia-lyase translates to MFSITGNNLTVQNSIKLIENNALLKIDKSTINKIQKSRSLVEKWIKDDKAIYGITTGFGEFKDVKISYQDLETLQKNLIISHSAGVGKYLPDNIVRLMILFRINSLCKGNSGVRVELVEALINLFNYKIIPLVPSQGSVGSSGDLAPLSHLALTLIGKGYCKLDGEILESKSALEKCGLRPFVLSAKEGLALINGTQMMSAYMCLAVWEAERLAKLNDIAGATSLEALKGTDSAFDEKIQRIRPHKGQINTAYNLRTLLKNSGIMKSHRDCGKVQDAYSLRCMPQVHGAVKDTIRYCREVLEIEINSVTDNPLIFPEDGEYLTGGNFHGEPIALIADYLAIAISELANISERRIARLVDGSLSGLPRFLTTEGGLNSGLMIAQYTAASLVSENKVLTHPASVDSIPTSANQEDHNSMGSIAAKKCMDVINNVKNVIAIEFLCACQGIDLLKPLKSSKPVEAARKLIRSKTPYITKDVLLYEYISSVKQVVYDNNFLNAIEKITGELKI
- a CDS encoding YihY/virulence factor BrkB family protein produces the protein MKIVTNIEEAVKGVHSRFLAFPFYERIYFYSSGLYKKFEKDHIWILASAVAFNLIICIVPFLLILLTILGIYLDESNALSNLSAYLKNVLPLQEDFKDKVITNLIDRTKEITTNTFITGAIGIFGLLWTASGLFSSMRDVINKIYDVFDETNYFISKLKDFFLVFITLVLFILSIAATSAYQVVQYFSENIFGAEISLTFMEEFISMIFSLIITFAMYYVLYRYIPTIKIPWKAVFISSLFSAILFEILKYIFTLYILKFSNFGKVYGTYAAFAACLFWLYYISVIFVLGAEIGHLYIVRNKLHFLISKK
- a CDS encoding PP2C family protein-serine/threonine phosphatase; protein product: MEQKKLYRTIENLIKEAPKLKTDDELLKYLLEQLIKNEEINIRGGRIWKLSPDKKAYVLTEQEGDVDIIQDFYELKIEDYPIFKEIGRVRSVLAKETDEYLIEKGIYQYSATGVGDRYRIKPKDDKEESYFLYEYLIALNPDKFDENLLNTLNIISTTLSAILRTRRVETKAQENIEELEKAREIQRSILPEHEYKFGNYEIFGVSIPEKIVGGDFFDYLTSDKEVLGIALGDAASKGISAAAQALYVSGALKMGVEFEIKMTKLIKKINQLIHDTFPFERFVTLFYIELFDDRKGLALYVNAGHNPPIFYRAETSEISMLSTTGPVLGPSPDQKYYYERINFNKNDILVLYSDGIAEATNKEFEFYGEERLKKALEKYHHLSSKEICEHIIEEVQVFSSQAAYSDDKTVVVIKRMK